CACCGACGACGGGGTGCGCGGGTTCGCCGTACCGATGGACACGCCGGGGGTGACGGCGCGCGAGATCCGGCAGAAGATGTCGCTGCGCGCCTCGCTCACCGGCGAGATCGTCCTCGACGGCGTCCGGCTCCCGGCGGACGCCCGACTGCCCGAGGCGGTCGGGCTGAAGGCCCCGCTGAGCTGCCTGACCGAGGCCCGGCACGGCATCGTCTGGGGCGCGCTCGGCGCGGCCCGCGACTGCCTGGAGACCGCCCTGGACTACGCCACCACCCGCACCCAGTTCGGCCGGCCGCTGGCCGGCTTCCAGCTCACCCAGGCCAAGCTCGCCGACATGGCCGTCGAGTGGAACAAGGGCCTGCTGCTCGCGCTGCACCTGGGCCGGCTCGCCGACGCCGGCCGGCTGCGCCCCGCGCAGGTCAGCGTCGGCAAGCTCAACAACGTGCGGGAGGCGCTGGACATCGCCCGGCAGTGCCGCACCATCCTCGGCGCGAACGGCGTCTCGGGCGAGTACCCGGTGATGCGGCACGCCAACAACCTGGAGAGCGTGCTGACCTACGAGGGCACCTCGGAGATCCACCAACTGGTCATCGGCCAGCAGCTCACCGGCCTCTCCGCCTTCGCCTGACCTGCGGATCCACCCGTTCGGGTCGCTCGCCGAGCGGGTGTCGCACCGGGCACGTACCGTCATCGGAAGACGACGTGTCTGACGAGGACGGTGAGGGCGATGGCCCGCGACGGTGACATCAACGAGCCCACGAGGGAGTTCCCCGGTTACCCGACCGCCGACACACTTCCGGCCCGGTCGGACGACCCGACCCCGCCGCCGCCCGGCGGGCGCGGGTCGGCCGGTGGCCCGGTGAAGGGCCTGCTCTGGGTGCTGGGTGCGGCGGCGCTGGCGGTGGTGGTGCTGCTCGGCGCCCAGACCACCGGCATCTTCCCCGCCTTCCGCAACCCGTTCGCCAAGGAGCAGACCGACCGCAGCCAGCCGCCGCTGCTCAAGTCGATCCAGGACCTCAGCCGCTACGTCGCCGCCGAAGGCAACTTCCAGGTCGTCGTCGATCTGCAGAACGACCGCAACAACGTGCCCGAGTGGCTGCTCAACCAGCGCACCCTCTTCGTCGGGGCGGGCAGCGTCGAGGCGTACGTCGACTTCTCCACGATCGCCGAGGGGGCGGTGGTGGAGTCGGCGGACGGAAAGTCCGTGGAGATCAAGCTGCCCGCCCCGCAGCTCGGCAAGACCAACCTCGACCTGGAGAAGAGCTACGTCTTCGCCGAGGAGCGGGGCCTGCTCAACCGGGTCGGCGACCTGGTCAAGGGCGACCCGAACCGGCAGCAGCAGGTCTACCGGCTCGCCGAGGATCGGATCACCACGGCGGCGCGGGACAGCGGGCTGCAACAGCGCGCCGAGGAGAACACCCGCAAGATGCTGGAGGGGCT
This genomic interval from Micromonospora coxensis contains the following:
- a CDS encoding acyl-CoA dehydrogenase family protein, coding for MSPLDLLDVDASLSEEERQIRAVVRRLVDDRVRPHVAGWYERGEVPARELAREFGKLGLLGMHLTGYGCAGSSAVAYGLACLELEAGDSGVRSLVSVQGSLAMYAIWRYGSEEQKQRWLPAMAAGEAIGSFGLTEPDHGSDPASMATRARRDGDDWILDGAKMWITNAPIADVAVIWARTDDGVRGFAVPMDTPGVTAREIRQKMSLRASLTGEIVLDGVRLPADARLPEAVGLKAPLSCLTEARHGIVWGALGAARDCLETALDYATTRTQFGRPLAGFQLTQAKLADMAVEWNKGLLLALHLGRLADAGRLRPAQVSVGKLNNVREALDIARQCRTILGANGVSGEYPVMRHANNLESVLTYEGTSEIHQLVIGQQLTGLSAFA
- a CDS encoding DUF4230 domain-containing protein, with amino-acid sequence MARDGDINEPTREFPGYPTADTLPARSDDPTPPPPGGRGSAGGPVKGLLWVLGAAALAVVVLLGAQTTGIFPAFRNPFAKEQTDRSQPPLLKSIQDLSRYVAAEGNFQVVVDLQNDRNNVPEWLLNQRTLFVGAGSVEAYVDFSTIAEGAVVESADGKSVEIKLPAPQLGKTNLDLEKSYVFAEERGLLNRVGDLVKGDPNRQQQVYRLAEDRITTAARDSGLQQRAEENTRKMLEGLLRSLGYEKVTITYTAP